A window of the Mucilaginibacter sp. cycad4 genome harbors these coding sequences:
- a CDS encoding sugar phosphate isomerase/epimerase family protein, whose amino-acid sequence MKNGLILSLWIGLMVCSCCIPAIAQTSSKQRYKVAVVDLMILKRQKLGAFQLAKDIGADGVEVDMGGLGDRETFDNQLANDSIRKIFLNKAKELNLEIPSMGMTGFFAQSFAERPTAIRAVTDCINTMKQMGVKVGFLPMGIKGDLIKFPELRPAIISRLKEVGKIAEKAGVVIGIETALDAKGELQLLKEIGSPAIKSYFNFENAIRNGRDLDSELKILGKNNIVQIHCTNDDGVWLQNDPKINMERVKATLDKMGWTGWLVIERSRDAKDPRNVKWNFSANTTYVKSIFQAN is encoded by the coding sequence ATGAAAAACGGGTTGATATTAAGTTTATGGATAGGGTTAATGGTATGTAGCTGCTGCATTCCGGCAATTGCACAAACCTCATCAAAGCAGCGCTATAAAGTGGCGGTTGTTGATTTGATGATCCTTAAGCGCCAGAAATTAGGTGCATTTCAACTGGCCAAAGATATCGGTGCAGATGGGGTTGAGGTTGATATGGGCGGTCTCGGCGATCGTGAAACTTTTGACAACCAATTGGCCAATGATTCGATAAGAAAGATATTTCTGAATAAAGCGAAAGAATTGAACCTGGAAATCCCATCTATGGGGATGACCGGCTTTTTTGCACAATCGTTTGCCGAACGGCCGACCGCCATTAGGGCCGTTACCGACTGTATCAACACCATGAAACAAATGGGCGTTAAGGTAGGCTTTTTGCCGATGGGGATAAAAGGCGATCTGATAAAATTTCCTGAATTGCGGCCCGCTATCATTTCCCGCCTGAAAGAGGTAGGTAAAATAGCCGAAAAGGCAGGGGTAGTAATAGGGATTGAAACTGCTTTAGACGCCAAAGGCGAGTTGCAGTTATTGAAAGAGATAGGTTCGCCTGCCATTAAAAGCTATTTCAATTTTGAAAACGCCATCAGGAACGGCCGCGACCTGGATAGTGAACTTAAAATATTGGGCAAAAACAATATCGTGCAGATCCATTGTACCAATGATGATGGCGTTTGGCTGCAAAACGATCCCAAAATCAATATGGAGCGTGTAAAAGCCACTTTAGATAAAATGGGCTGGACCGGCTGGCTGGTGATTGAACGCTCGCGCGATGCCAAAGACCCGCGCAACGTAAAATGGAATTTTAGCGCGAACACCACGTACGTAAAATCAATATTCCAGGCTAATTAA
- a CDS encoding acetylxylan esterase: MKKLIYILITCLTAMSFAASAQQTTDAMYRKTLKEVLDEVQGKYHVKIKYIAAQVEGKWVNYAQWRFRPNVDTTLANILTPLDLKVNKEAPGRYKLKEYEYFRWSVSDGWKELDRIAAQYHDRDSWEQRKAILKPELYKALELSPLPAKPASKPIITAMRIFDGYSVENIAIEILPGLYINGSLYKPLKIKGKIPVILSPDGHWEHQRYRADCQIRCASLARMGAMAYSYDLFAWGESLLQFKDEDHRRSLAQTIQALGAIRILDYVLSLKGTDPERVGISGGSGGGSHTVLMTAMDDRIKLSAPVVSVSSYFYGGCPCESGMPIHQCGNGTDNVELAAMAAPRPQLLISDGQDWTANMPEHDFPYLQKMYGYYSATDKVENVHLPNEGHDFGPSKRAALYAFIAKNFHLDINKIKDSKGGFDDQKVTIEKEQAMYVFGNKGEKLPTNAIKGFDQLEKVFAQATKK; the protein is encoded by the coding sequence ATGAAAAAACTGATCTACATACTGATAACCTGCCTCACAGCCATGAGTTTTGCCGCCAGTGCGCAGCAAACTACTGATGCCATGTACAGGAAAACCCTGAAGGAGGTACTTGATGAGGTACAGGGCAAATACCACGTAAAGATCAAATACATCGCTGCCCAGGTTGAGGGTAAATGGGTTAATTATGCCCAATGGCGGTTCAGGCCAAACGTGGATACCACACTGGCCAACATCCTTACCCCGCTTGATCTGAAAGTAAACAAAGAAGCCCCCGGTCGGTATAAACTCAAAGAATATGAATATTTCCGCTGGTCGGTAAGCGATGGCTGGAAAGAGCTTGACAGGATAGCCGCCCAATACCATGACCGTGACAGTTGGGAACAACGTAAGGCAATATTAAAGCCGGAACTTTATAAAGCTTTGGAACTGTCGCCTCTGCCTGCTAAACCTGCCTCCAAACCTATCATTACAGCCATGCGCATCTTTGACGGCTATTCGGTTGAAAACATCGCTATTGAAATTTTACCCGGTTTATATATTAACGGTTCCTTATACAAACCGCTGAAAATAAAAGGAAAGATCCCGGTGATCTTAAGTCCCGACGGGCATTGGGAACACCAGCGTTACCGTGCCGATTGCCAGATCCGTTGCGCATCGCTGGCGCGGATGGGTGCGATGGCCTACAGCTATGACCTGTTTGCCTGGGGCGAATCCCTGCTGCAATTTAAAGATGAAGATCACCGCCGTAGCCTGGCGCAAACCATCCAGGCACTTGGCGCTATCCGGATTCTGGATTATGTGCTCTCGCTTAAGGGAACCGACCCTGAACGCGTAGGCATTAGCGGCGGTTCGGGCGGCGGGAGCCATACTGTTTTGATGACCGCCATGGATGACCGCATTAAACTAAGCGCCCCGGTGGTATCGGTGTCATCTTATTTTTACGGCGGATGCCCTTGTGAAAGTGGTATGCCCATCCACCAATGCGGCAATGGAACAGACAACGTAGAACTGGCGGCCATGGCAGCGCCCCGGCCTCAACTCCTGATTTCCGACGGGCAGGATTGGACAGCCAATATGCCTGAGCATGATTTTCCCTATCTCCAAAAAATGTATGGCTATTACAGTGCCACTGATAAAGTAGAGAATGTGCACCTGCCTAACGAAGGGCATGATTTCGGGCCCTCAAAAAGGGCTGCGCTATATGCTTTTATCGCTAAAAACTTTCACCTCGATATCAATAAAATAAAAGATAGTAAAGGCGGCTTCGATGATCAGAAAGTGACCATCGAAAAAGAACAGGCAATGTATGTATTCGGCAATAAAGGCGAAAAACTCCCGACTAATGCCATAAAGGGGTTTGATCAATTGGAAAAAGTATTTGCACAGGCAACAAAAAAATAA
- a CDS encoding family 78 glycoside hydrolase catalytic domain yields the protein MRRLVAHISLAAAVILTCLDNCYADARIGLQNLKCEMLNNPLGIGTSKPRLSWQITSDVRNTNQVAYQILVASTAGKLIAGQGDLWDSHKVNSAESIMINYMGKSLESRAVCYWKVKVWTNNGVSTWSKPAMWSVGLLNPTDWKAKWIGCDRGFAWDSVSKFSRLSARYYRRGFDLKSGIKRATVYIVGLGHYELYVNGQIIGDQVLAEAPTDYTQSVKYNTFDVTGYLKQGDNAIGTVLGNGRYFTMRPKYKPKKIKEFGFPKMLLQLEVEYADGTRQIILSDNNWHFTADGPIRTNNEYDGEEYDATKEFSGWNRPGFDDSQWLKAELVPAPGGKLDAQMNEPIRVMDTIKPINITQLKKDVWVLDLGQNMAGWLQMRVKGNRGDKVTLRYAETLQPNNELYVANLRDAKVTDVYTMKGGVEEIWHPVFVYHGFRYVEISGYPGKPELADFEGQVVYDALPTIGRFETSNAIVNKIYHNAYWGVLSNYKGMPVDCPQRNERMPWLGDRAVGSLGESFVFANGNFYAKWLDDIAQSQTPDGAIPDVAPAYWNYYSDNMTWPGTYILVADMLYRQFADKAPIEKHYASMKKWMDYMRVKYMKNNIVTKDKYGDWCVPPESLELIHAKDPSLNTDGQLIATAYYYHLSGLMEKFAAMLHKPADVQFFATMKQNVCKAFNDKYFDKTTSKYSNNTVTANLLPLYFGITPSANKQAVFKNIVAKINEAHDHISTGVIGTQWLMRGLTEFGRPDLAWKIASNTTYPSWGYMADRGATTIWELWNGDTANPAMNSRNHIMLLGDLIAWFYQDIAGIKTVNAGFKQLVMQPAIIKGLDSVNASYQTAYGLVKSNYTNTKGSFNWRVTIPSNSSALVYVPAKAMDEVTESGKKVSAIKDIKAIKIESGRAVLSIGSGDYDFEVKY from the coding sequence ATGAGAAGGTTGGTCGCACATATCAGTTTAGCTGCAGCGGTTATTTTAACCTGCCTGGACAATTGCTATGCGGATGCCCGTATCGGTTTGCAAAACCTGAAATGCGAAATGCTCAATAATCCTTTAGGCATCGGCACCAGTAAACCACGATTAAGCTGGCAAATCACCAGCGACGTCCGGAACACCAACCAGGTAGCCTATCAAATTTTAGTGGCCTCAACTGCCGGAAAACTAATAGCAGGGCAGGGTGATCTGTGGGATTCGCACAAAGTAAATTCGGCAGAATCCATCATGATCAATTACATGGGCAAGTCATTGGAGAGCCGCGCGGTATGTTATTGGAAAGTTAAGGTTTGGACAAATAACGGCGTAAGCACCTGGAGCAAACCTGCGATGTGGAGCGTGGGGCTTTTAAATCCGACCGACTGGAAAGCCAAATGGATAGGCTGTGACCGGGGTTTTGCATGGGATAGTGTTTCCAAGTTTTCACGCCTTTCGGCCCGGTATTATCGCCGCGGGTTTGATTTGAAATCAGGTATAAAAAGAGCAACGGTTTATATTGTTGGCTTAGGTCACTACGAATTGTATGTAAATGGGCAAATCATCGGTGATCAGGTTTTAGCCGAAGCACCTACCGACTATACCCAATCGGTTAAATACAACACTTTTGATGTTACCGGTTACCTTAAGCAAGGTGATAATGCCATCGGAACAGTATTGGGCAATGGGCGCTATTTTACCATGCGACCAAAATACAAGCCTAAAAAAATCAAGGAATTTGGATTTCCTAAAATGCTGCTGCAACTGGAGGTTGAATATGCAGACGGAACAAGGCAAATTATCCTAAGCGATAATAACTGGCATTTTACAGCCGACGGCCCCATCCGAACCAACAATGAATATGATGGCGAGGAATATGATGCTACTAAAGAATTTTCAGGATGGAACCGTCCGGGTTTTGATGATAGCCAGTGGCTTAAAGCCGAACTGGTGCCGGCGCCCGGCGGCAAGCTTGATGCGCAGATGAATGAGCCGATCAGGGTGATGGATACCATCAAACCTATCAATATAACTCAGCTCAAAAAAGACGTATGGGTCCTGGATCTGGGCCAAAATATGGCGGGCTGGCTCCAGATGCGTGTAAAAGGAAACCGGGGAGATAAAGTGACGCTTCGTTATGCCGAGACATTACAGCCCAATAATGAACTTTATGTGGCTAACCTTCGCGACGCTAAAGTGACAGATGTGTATACAATGAAAGGTGGGGTTGAAGAAATCTGGCACCCTGTATTTGTATATCACGGATTCCGGTATGTAGAGATCAGCGGTTATCCGGGGAAACCTGAATTAGCTGATTTTGAGGGACAGGTGGTTTATGATGCCTTGCCGACTATAGGCCGCTTTGAAACATCTAACGCTATCGTTAACAAGATCTATCACAATGCCTATTGGGGGGTCCTGAGCAATTACAAAGGCATGCCTGTAGATTGCCCTCAGCGTAACGAACGGATGCCCTGGCTGGGTGATAGAGCAGTAGGTTCGCTTGGTGAAAGTTTTGTTTTTGCCAATGGCAATTTCTACGCTAAATGGCTGGATGATATAGCGCAATCGCAAACGCCGGATGGTGCTATCCCTGATGTGGCGCCCGCCTACTGGAATTATTACAGCGATAACATGACCTGGCCCGGTACTTATATCCTGGTAGCTGATATGCTTTATCGCCAGTTTGCCGATAAAGCGCCAATCGAAAAACATTATGCCTCCATGAAAAAATGGATGGACTACATGCGTGTCAAATACATGAAAAACAACATCGTCACCAAAGATAAATACGGTGATTGGTGCGTACCGCCCGAATCATTGGAGCTGATCCACGCCAAAGATCCTTCATTGAATACCGATGGGCAACTGATTGCCACGGCCTATTATTATCATTTATCCGGTCTGATGGAAAAGTTTGCTGCAATGCTGCACAAACCGGCTGATGTACAGTTTTTTGCTACCATGAAACAGAATGTCTGCAAGGCATTTAATGATAAATACTTTGATAAAACTACATCGAAATACAGCAACAATACAGTTACGGCCAACCTGTTACCATTGTATTTCGGCATCACTCCGTCTGCCAATAAACAAGCGGTGTTTAAAAACATAGTGGCTAAGATCAATGAGGCACATGATCATATCAGTACAGGTGTTATCGGCACCCAATGGCTTATGCGCGGGCTTACTGAATTTGGCCGGCCCGATCTGGCCTGGAAAATAGCGTCTAACACCACGTATCCAAGCTGGGGCTACATGGCCGACAGGGGTGCTACCACCATCTGGGAGTTATGGAATGGCGATACGGCCAACCCGGCCATGAACTCCCGTAACCATATTATGCTTTTGGGAGATCTTATCGCCTGGTTTTACCAGGACATAGCCGGGATAAAAACGGTTAATGCCGGCTTTAAGCAATTGGTTATGCAACCGGCGATTATCAAAGGGCTGGATAGTGTTAACGCTTCGTACCAAACCGCATATGGCCTTGTGAAAAGTAATTATACCAATACTAAAGGCAGTTTTAACTGGCGTGTTACTATACCGTCGAACAGTTCGGCGCTGGTTTATGTGCCGGCAAAAGCTATGGATGAAGTAACCGAAAGCGGGAAGAAGGTATCAGCCATAAAAGACATTAAAGCGATAAAGATAGAGAGCGGGAGAGCGGTGCTGAGCATCGGTTCGGGTGATTATGATTTTGAAGTAAAATATTAA
- a CDS encoding sialidase family protein has protein sequence MLKKMLFTSAVSYLFMINAFAQNPWRKGIVKDEFIYDKAPYPECHAATIAETPSGLVASWFGGTKERNPDVCIWVSRFINGKWTEGINVANGIQNDTLRYACWNPVLYQVPKGELQLYYKIGPSPAKWKGFVKTSKDGGITWSEQKALPEGFLGPIKNKPVLLKNGTLLSPVSTEGKAWQVHFEATKDFGKNWTMIGPISDGKDLKAIQPSILIYKDGRLQALCRSQNRAILSTWSKDGGQTWSPLEKTNLPNNNSGTDAVTLKDGRQLLVYNHVLPPGNLAKGARTPLNVAVSKDGVTWYAASILEDSPISQYSYPSVIQTSDGMVHVVYTWRRQKIKHVVIDPSKLELKEIKDGVWPKVDGYTPPVATGETKDL, from the coding sequence ATGTTAAAAAAGATGTTATTCACCAGTGCGGTAAGCTACTTATTCATGATTAATGCTTTTGCCCAAAATCCATGGCGTAAGGGGATTGTGAAAGACGAGTTTATATACGATAAAGCGCCGTACCCCGAATGTCACGCGGCAACCATTGCGGAAACACCAAGCGGCCTTGTGGCATCATGGTTTGGCGGCACCAAGGAGCGCAATCCCGATGTATGTATCTGGGTAAGCCGCTTTATTAACGGCAAATGGACAGAGGGTATCAATGTAGCTAATGGTATCCAAAATGACACCTTACGCTACGCCTGCTGGAACCCCGTATTGTACCAGGTACCCAAAGGCGAATTGCAACTTTACTACAAAATAGGCCCAAGCCCGGCAAAATGGAAAGGTTTTGTAAAAACATCTAAAGATGGCGGCATCACCTGGTCGGAGCAAAAGGCTTTGCCCGAGGGTTTTTTAGGCCCAATCAAAAACAAACCGGTATTACTTAAAAATGGTACGCTGTTAAGTCCGGTGAGTACCGAGGGAAAAGCCTGGCAGGTGCATTTTGAAGCGACTAAAGATTTCGGCAAAAACTGGACGATGATCGGCCCTATCAGCGACGGTAAAGATTTGAAGGCGATACAGCCAAGTATTTTAATTTATAAAGATGGCAGGCTACAGGCGCTTTGCCGCAGTCAGAACAGGGCTATATTAAGCACATGGTCAAAAGATGGCGGGCAAACATGGTCGCCGTTGGAGAAGACCAACCTGCCAAATAACAACTCCGGTACCGACGCGGTAACCTTGAAAGACGGCAGGCAGTTATTGGTTTATAACCATGTTTTACCACCGGGAAACCTGGCAAAGGGCGCACGTACGCCATTGAATGTGGCTGTTTCTAAAGATGGCGTTACGTGGTATGCCGCGTCAATCCTGGAGGATTCACCTATCAGCCAGTATTCTTATCCATCGGTTATTCAAACTTCGGATGGTATGGTGCATGTGGTTTACACCTGGCGCAGGCAAAAAATAAAGCATGTGGTTATTGATCCTTCAAAATTGGAATTGAAGGAAATAAAAGATGGTGTTTGGCCTAAGGTGGATGGTTATACGCCGCCAGTGGCAACTGGTGAAACTAAGGATTTGTAA
- a CDS encoding L-rhamnose mutarotase: MRQLGKYLLFVVACSAFFAVISGCDFPVKNKTGQTDPVAITKPHLLIRPVVIEIIAQDKIKPDALYDIDKSVAGDADNIKQWKNHAIIYLHIPNPEDALKEIKKAYPNDTIKYYEKPFYSFNREMCADTISAKQWENIVMTANLVNDPKLQQEYLSYHATQFKNWPEVAKGFCNANFQQLLVFKNGRQLMLVISIPKGENLDKLNPRTTENNPRVNEWNRLMKKYQEGIPGTKPGEVWVELKHQ, from the coding sequence ATGAGGCAGTTGGGGAAATATTTGCTGTTTGTAGTTGCTTGCAGCGCTTTTTTTGCAGTAATAAGCGGCTGTGATTTTCCGGTTAAAAACAAAACCGGCCAAACGGATCCTGTAGCTATAACAAAGCCGCATTTGTTAATCAGGCCGGTTGTTATTGAAATTATAGCTCAGGATAAGATTAAACCTGATGCTTTGTATGATATTGACAAAAGTGTAGCGGGTGATGCTGATAACATCAAACAGTGGAAAAACCATGCAATCATTTACCTCCACATTCCAAATCCCGAAGATGCGCTTAAAGAAATAAAGAAAGCGTACCCTAACGACACGATAAAATATTACGAAAAACCTTTCTACTCATTTAACCGGGAAATGTGCGCGGATACCATTAGTGCTAAACAATGGGAAAATATAGTTATGACAGCCAATTTGGTTAACGATCCTAAGCTGCAGCAGGAATATTTAAGCTACCATGCCACGCAGTTTAAAAACTGGCCCGAGGTAGCGAAGGGTTTTTGCAACGCTAATTTTCAGCAGCTGCTCGTGTTCAAAAACGGCAGGCAGTTAATGCTGGTCATCAGCATCCCCAAAGGAGAAAATCTCGATAAATTGAACCCCAGGACTACCGAAAATAACCCAAGGGTAAATGAATGGAACCGCCTGATGAAGAAATATCAGGAGGGCATCCCCGGTACAAAGCCTGGCGAGGTTTGGGTTGAATTAAAGCATCAATAA
- a CDS encoding Gfo/Idh/MocA family oxidoreductase, whose translation MKIGILGLGEGRSTMSAVLKSEKLELKMVCDMNIEMCKQRAEEFNFHHYTINYQDMLNDAEIDIIAIYTPDHLHAEHVKQALLHGKHVVCTKPFIDDLSKAAELMELVEQSGKKVFVGQSSRFFEPMKKQRKDYEAGLIGDLITVEAYYHADHRWFLEKPWSLQQAFKWLYGGLSHPVDFIRWYLPEIEEVMGYGMLSSNGAKGGLKNPDTMHFIFKAKDDRIARVSGCYTGPVQPVTRDSEMSCILRGTEGCSQGDYMDLRYAITDNTGEERILTWEHKLKHYFRFEGKSHHAGEYQNYLEYFADSITEGYTAYPDIKEGIGTIALLQAMDRSLQSGKPVKVDEILTEFNLTVNELSA comes from the coding sequence ATGAAAATAGGAATATTAGGATTAGGCGAAGGGCGCAGCACTATGTCGGCAGTATTGAAAAGCGAAAAGCTTGAGTTGAAAATGGTATGTGATATGAATATCGAAATGTGTAAACAACGCGCCGAAGAATTTAACTTTCACCATTACACCATCAATTACCAGGATATGCTCAATGATGCTGAAATAGATATCATTGCCATCTATACGCCCGATCATTTACATGCCGAACACGTTAAACAGGCTTTGCTTCATGGCAAACACGTGGTGTGCACTAAACCATTTATTGATGATTTGAGCAAAGCTGCCGAACTAATGGAACTGGTTGAGCAAAGCGGCAAAAAAGTATTTGTGGGCCAAAGCTCCCGTTTTTTTGAGCCGATGAAAAAGCAGCGTAAAGACTATGAAGCCGGTTTGATAGGGGATTTGATCACGGTAGAGGCTTATTACCATGCAGATCATCGCTGGTTTTTGGAGAAACCATGGTCGTTACAGCAGGCTTTTAAGTGGTTGTATGGCGGCTTAAGTCACCCGGTTGATTTTATCCGCTGGTATTTGCCGGAGATTGAAGAGGTGATGGGTTACGGCATGTTAAGTTCCAATGGCGCTAAAGGCGGTTTAAAGAATCCGGATACCATGCACTTTATTTTCAAGGCCAAGGATGACCGCATAGCACGGGTGAGCGGCTGTTATACCGGTCCGGTGCAGCCCGTTACGCGCGACAGTGAGATGAGCTGCATTTTACGCGGCACTGAAGGCTGCAGCCAGGGCGATTACATGGACCTACGCTATGCCATCACTGATAACACCGGCGAAGAACGGATCCTAACCTGGGAACATAAGCTGAAACATTACTTCAGGTTTGAAGGCAAAAGCCACCACGCTGGTGAGTATCAAAATTACCTCGAATACTTTGCCGATAGCATCACTGAAGGTTACACCGCCTATCCCGATATTAAGGAAGGTATAGGCACTATCGCGCTGCTGCAGGCCATGGACCGCTCATTACAAAGCGGTAAACCCGTAAAGGTTGATGAGATCCTTACCGAGTTTAATTTAACCGTAAACGAGTTAAGCGCATGA
- a CDS encoding DUF3826 domain-containing protein, producing the protein MKKLNMAGAMLIALLSLSGTLKAQEQQVAKTTLSPEAQAKADAEVNKKATDWVASLSLTDTAKATRVKNIIATHLKAIRDWNNSHSYESVPAGIDPATGKVLSTMDRQIIINSSLPKSVHENLMAGLHADLTEEQVEVVLDKYTIGKVAFTLAGYKAIVPDLTPVEEATILANLKQAREQAVDFKNIKQVSAIFEIYKTKNEQYLNSNGRNWHKLYGDYTKAIIAKKAADKAVKDKAVTQK; encoded by the coding sequence ATGAAAAAACTAAACATGGCGGGTGCTATGCTGATAGCCTTACTATCACTGTCAGGCACGTTGAAAGCCCAGGAGCAACAGGTGGCTAAAACAACTCTATCTCCCGAAGCACAGGCTAAAGCCGATGCCGAGGTTAATAAAAAAGCTACCGACTGGGTGGCCTCCTTGTCGCTTACCGACACAGCTAAGGCCACCCGCGTAAAAAATATAATCGCAACCCATCTTAAAGCCATCCGCGACTGGAACAACAGCCATTCTTATGAGTCAGTTCCGGCGGGCATCGATCCGGCAACAGGTAAGGTATTAAGCACTATGGACAGGCAGATCATCATTAATTCGTCCCTGCCAAAATCGGTGCATGAAAACCTGATGGCCGGATTACATGCTGATTTAACTGAAGAACAGGTTGAAGTCGTGCTTGATAAATACACCATCGGCAAAGTGGCCTTTACGCTGGCCGGTTATAAAGCGATTGTTCCGGATCTGACGCCGGTTGAAGAAGCCACAATTCTCGCTAACCTGAAGCAAGCCCGCGAACAGGCTGTCGATTTTAAAAACATCAAACAGGTATCAGCCATATTCGAAATCTACAAAACCAAAAACGAACAATACCTTAACAGCAACGGCCGTAACTGGCACAAGCTATACGGCGATTATACCAAAGCCATCATCGCTAAAAAGGCTGCTGATAAGGCAGTAAAGGATAAAGCCGTTACTCAAAAATAA